A genomic window from Terrirubrum flagellatum includes:
- a CDS encoding ABC-F family ATP-binding cassette domain-containing protein: MIRLENIGKQNGDQIVFIEASAALQRGEKVGLVGPNGAGKTTLFRMITGQEEPDEGQVAVDRGMTIGYFSQDVGDMAGRSAVSEVMDGAGPVSAVAAELKELEAAMADPDRADDMDDIVLRYGEVQGRFEELDGYALDGRAREVLAGLGFSQEMMDGDVGALSGGWKMRVALARILLMRPDAMLLDEPSNHLDLESLIWLEEFLKAYDGALLMTSHDRAFMNRIVTKIVEIDGGALTSYSGDYEFYEQQRAIAEKQQQAQFERQQAMLAKEINFIERFKARASHAAQVQSRVKKLEKIDRVEPPKRRQTILFEFQPAPRSGEDVVTLKNVHKRYGGRSIYDGLDFQVRRKERWCVMGINGAGKSTLLKLVAGAAQPNDGTVTTGGSVKMGYFAQHAMELLEGERTVFQSLEDSFPQAGQGSLRALAGCFGFSGDDVEKKCRVLSGGEKARLVMAKMLYDPPNFLVLDEPTNHLDIATKEMLITALSQYEGAMLFVSHDRRFLAALSNRVLELTPDGVHTYGGGYTEYVERTGREAPGLRS; the protein is encoded by the coding sequence ATGATTCGCCTCGAAAATATCGGCAAGCAGAATGGCGACCAGATCGTGTTTATCGAGGCTTCCGCAGCGCTCCAGAGGGGCGAGAAGGTCGGTCTCGTCGGCCCTAATGGAGCGGGCAAGACGACTTTATTCCGTATGATCACGGGACAGGAAGAGCCTGACGAGGGCCAAGTGGCTGTCGATCGGGGCATGACCATTGGTTATTTCAGCCAGGATGTTGGCGATATGGCCGGCCGCAGCGCGGTGTCCGAAGTGATGGACGGCGCCGGCCCCGTCAGCGCCGTGGCGGCGGAGCTGAAAGAACTGGAAGCCGCAATGGCGGATCCCGACCGGGCCGACGATATGGACGACATCGTCTTGCGTTACGGCGAGGTGCAGGGACGGTTTGAGGAGCTGGACGGCTATGCGCTGGACGGCCGGGCGCGCGAGGTGCTCGCTGGCCTCGGCTTCAGCCAGGAGATGATGGATGGCGACGTCGGCGCCTTGTCCGGCGGCTGGAAGATGCGGGTCGCGTTGGCGAGAATCCTGCTCATGCGCCCGGACGCCATGTTGCTGGACGAGCCGAGCAACCATCTCGACCTCGAAAGCCTGATCTGGCTTGAAGAGTTTCTCAAAGCCTATGACGGCGCTCTGCTGATGACCTCGCATGACCGCGCCTTCATGAATCGCATCGTCACCAAGATTGTCGAGATCGATGGCGGCGCGCTGACCAGCTATTCGGGCGACTACGAGTTCTACGAGCAGCAGCGCGCGATCGCCGAGAAACAGCAACAGGCGCAGTTCGAGCGCCAGCAGGCGATGCTCGCCAAGGAGATCAATTTCATTGAGCGCTTCAAGGCGCGCGCTTCGCACGCCGCGCAGGTGCAGAGCCGCGTAAAGAAGCTGGAGAAGATTGATCGCGTGGAGCCGCCGAAGCGCCGCCAGACGATTCTGTTCGAGTTCCAGCCGGCGCCCCGCTCTGGTGAGGATGTGGTCACGTTGAAGAATGTGCACAAGCGTTATGGCGGCCGGAGCATTTATGACGGCCTGGATTTTCAGGTGCGTCGTAAGGAGCGCTGGTGCGTCATGGGCATCAATGGCGCGGGCAAGTCGACGCTGTTGAAATTGGTGGCGGGCGCCGCGCAACCTAACGATGGAACGGTCACGACAGGCGGCAGCGTGAAAATGGGCTACTTCGCGCAGCACGCCATGGAGTTGCTTGAAGGCGAGCGCACCGTATTCCAGTCGCTGGAAGACTCGTTTCCGCAAGCAGGGCAGGGCTCCTTGCGCGCGCTTGCCGGTTGCTTCGGGTTTTCTGGCGACGATGTCGAGAAAAAATGCCGCGTGCTGTCAGGGGGAGAAAAGGCGCGGCTCGTCATGGCGAAGATGCTCTACGATCCGCCGAACTTCCTCGTGCTCGACGAGCCTACGAACCATCTCGATATCGCGACAAAGGAGATGCTCATCACCGCGTTGTCGCAATATGAGGGCGCCATGCTGTTTGTCTCGCATGATCGCCGTTTCCTGGCGGCGCTGTCCAATCGCGTGCTGGAGCTGACGCCTGACGGCGTCCACACTTATGGCGGCGGCTATACGGAATATGTGGAGCGCACGGGCCGCGAGGCGCCCGGCTTGCGGAGCTGA
- a CDS encoding LacI family DNA-binding transcriptional regulator has product MTLQDVAHAAGVSKATAARVMGGYGISSPAAREKVLSIAQELGYQPNELARSMTTGRSRTIGVVVSDIENSFFAHAVRGVSEAARDAGFNVILANSGEDVEKERDAVRVLVGKRVDGLIVAPASTTATQHLEEVHKSGRPLVLMDRAIPDLKVDAVTADDRAAAAAATRMLIEAGHTQIAFVSAKNSDDPIYRGMHQLIVASVRDRIDGFLQTSRDAGIQEADRFIRFASARQGATGPVVAELLSSPERPTAILASDNVVALEVFKTIRSLALRIPNDVSLVAFHDADWTEVTDPPITVIRQPVFELGAESAKALVERIDGVAHTPKRLVLKTKLIERKSVAPPPKSTRVL; this is encoded by the coding sequence GTGACCCTGCAGGACGTGGCGCACGCGGCTGGCGTCTCGAAAGCCACGGCGGCCAGAGTCATGGGCGGCTATGGAATCTCGAGCCCCGCCGCGCGCGAAAAGGTTCTCTCGATCGCCCAAGAGCTCGGATATCAGCCCAACGAGCTTGCGCGCAGCATGACCACCGGCAGATCTCGCACCATTGGCGTCGTTGTCAGCGATATCGAGAATTCCTTTTTTGCGCATGCCGTGCGTGGCGTCAGCGAAGCGGCGCGTGACGCAGGCTTTAACGTCATTCTCGCCAACTCCGGGGAGGATGTTGAGAAGGAACGCGACGCGGTTCGGGTGCTTGTCGGCAAGCGTGTCGACGGCCTGATCGTGGCGCCCGCCTCCACGACGGCGACGCAGCACCTCGAAGAGGTTCACAAATCCGGGCGGCCGTTAGTCTTGATGGACCGCGCAATACCGGACCTGAAAGTCGACGCTGTCACTGCGGACGACCGCGCCGCCGCCGCCGCCGCGACGCGCATGCTTATTGAGGCAGGGCATACACAAATCGCTTTTGTCAGCGCAAAAAACTCTGACGACCCGATCTATCGCGGGATGCACCAGCTCATCGTTGCAAGCGTCAGGGATCGAATCGACGGGTTTCTGCAAACGTCGCGCGACGCCGGCATTCAAGAAGCCGATCGATTCATTCGTTTTGCGTCGGCGCGACAGGGCGCGACAGGGCCCGTTGTCGCCGAGCTTTTGTCGTCGCCAGAACGACCAACGGCGATCCTGGCTTCGGACAATGTCGTCGCCCTGGAGGTTTTCAAGACCATCCGGAGCTTGGCGTTGAGAATCCCGAACGATGTGTCGCTTGTCGCCTTCCATGATGCGGATTGGACCGAAGTCACAGACCCGCCGATCACCGTCATTCGGCAACCTGTCTTCGAACTTGGCGCGGAAAGCGCCAAAGCCCTCGTCGAGCGAATTGACGGCGTGGCCCACACTCCAAAGCGGCTGGTGCTGAAGACGAAGCTCATTGAGCGCAAATCTGTCGCGCCGCCGCCGAAATCGACGAGGGTGTTATAA